In Dioscorea cayenensis subsp. rotundata cultivar TDr96_F1 chromosome 11, TDr96_F1_v2_PseudoChromosome.rev07_lg8_w22 25.fasta, whole genome shotgun sequence, a single genomic region encodes these proteins:
- the LOC120271668 gene encoding uncharacterized protein LOC120271668 — protein sequence MRKNFSVWSIKMQAVMEANDMWDVVDPADPEAPVGAKQNKVARATIFSAIPEDAFFLIVKKESAREARIQSLKEELDTLKMKSSENIEDYALKVGTIVNKIRELGEKIEDPCVVRRMLRSLPNKFLQIVSSIKKFAYLKTMSVEELIGRLKWIATKEKKDGERSSNGLYKGGGGARGHGRGCGCGRGCDRGDGERAHNNKKFDKTKIKCFNCHNFGHYESEYRLRKREEKAHIAEKKDDEPAFLMAKVCQVACADKRRVEKDKFTDLDDTIARTVKFGDGSIVEICVLGSVLFKCNSGEHKCWTNAEASQDCFVTNEQATNQRTLRYFHRTPVISHSIDIQNLQQTGIRTIRVMATSNSPAPEGTLGCLSQSSVPVFTGQEYKRWNLQMKTIFRSQELWDLVENGVTESKDEALERDNRKRDAKALCLI from the exons ATGCGGAAGAACTTCTCGGTTTGGTCGATCAAGATGCAAGCAGTGATGGAGGCGAATGATATGTGGGATGTAGTGGATCCTGCAGATCCGGAGGCGCCGGTGGGTGCAAAACAGAACAAGGTGGCGCGTGCAACCATCTTCAGCGCGATCCCCGAAGATGCATTCTTCCTCatcgtgaagaaggagagcgCGAGGGAAGCGAGGATACAATCCCTCAAGGAGGAGCTCGATACGCTCAAAATGAAGAGTAGCGAGAACATTGAGGATTATGCACTCAAGGTTGGCACTATTGTAAACAAGATTCGAGAGTTAGGGGAGAAGATAGAAGACCCCTGTGTGGTGAGAAGGATGCTTCGTTCTCTCCCTAACAAATTCTTGCAGATTGTGAGCTCGATCAAGAAGTTTGCCTATCTGAAAACCATGTCGGTGGAAGAGCTCATCGGGCGACTCAAG TGGATAGCCACGAAAGAGAAAAAGGATGGTGAGAGGTCCAGCAATGGCCTTTATAAAGGAGGCGGTGGTGCTCGTGGTCACGGAAGAGGCTGTGGGTGTGGGCGCGGCTGTGATCGTGGCGATGGAGAGCGTGCCCACAATAACAAGAAGTTTGACAAAACCAAGATCAAGTGCTTCAATTGTCATAATTTTGGCCATTATGAATCTGAATACAGATTAAGAAAAAGGGAAGAGAAGGCTCATATTGCTGAAAAAAAGGACGACGAACCTGCGTTTCTGATGGCTAAAGTATGTCAAGTGGCTTGTGCTGATAAAAGAAGAGTTGAGAAG GATAAGTTCACTGATCTCGATGACACAATTGCAAGAACGGTGAAGTTCGGGGATGGATCCATAGTGGAGATCTGCGTCCTTGGATCAGTGCTGTTCAAGTGCAATTCAGGTGAACACAAG TGTTGGACCAATGCTGAAGCTAGTCAAGATTGTTTTGTGACCAATGAGCAAGCTACA AACCAGAGAACCCTCAGGTATTTTCATCGAACACCTGTCATCTCTCACTCAATCGACATCCAAAACCTTCAACAAACTGGTATCAGAACAATAAGGGTGATGGCAACCAGCAACTCGCCGGCGCCGGAGGGGACTCTGGGGTGTCTCTCTCAGTCGTCGGTCCCGGTGTTCACTGGCCAGGAGTACAAGCGATGGAACTTGCAAATGAAGACCATATTCAGGTCCCAGGAGTTGTGGGACTTGGTGGAAAACGGCGTGACTGAGTCGAAGGATGAGGCACTAGAGAGGGACAACCGGAAGCGAGATGCGAAGGCATTGTGTCTGATCTAG
- the LOC120271667 gene encoding serine/threonine-protein kinase BSK1-like produces the protein MGCCTSTPKQRENPNSGDDGQHNTPGTNVNPHDHSQSPAGQARPSRRRFFLKDTYRIAKPLPLPLPPGHAGPSRLPPEHAGRSRIRFFLKDNSRNAEPLPLPLPQGHAGPLQLPSGHAGPLHLPPGHAGPLHLPPGHAGPLQPPSGHAGPSHLLPGHAGPLNPPTRHAGPLEPIPEQAWPLEAIPEQAGSSQPPAQGTSSFRHYNYGELVAATQGYANENILATGGGLIPNYIYRGRLRDGQKVAIKRFSSEAWPLVDLFKEEAIKAGRLRHRRLASLIGYCCQGDERFLVAEFKPYDSLAKHLFNANKTMEWSMRLRVACYIAEGLEYCCNEGQALYHDLTPYKVLFDEGGNACLSCFGLVKNRRDGRCFATNISYYSPDIIRGRTTRESMIFNFGLVLHDLLSGEQISVQRNVELIMGIRIPIVLDPRLKGKCSAEEATGLEELAHQCQLYKHTDRPTIEDVIATLAKIQSNAATGAR, from the exons ATGGGTTGCTGCACCTCCACCCCCAAACAAAGGGAGAACCCCAACTCCGGCGACGACGGCCAGCACAACACCCCCGGCACCAATGTCAACCCCCACGATCATTCGCAGTCCCCCGCCGGACAAGCAAGGCCTTCGCGCAGGAGGTTTTTTCTGAAAGATACCTATCGGATCGCAAAGCCATTACCCCTACCCCTACCTCCCGGGCATGCAGGGCCATCGCGGCTCCCCCCCGAGCATGCAGGGCGTTCGCGCATTAGGTTTTTTCTGAAAGATAATTCCAGGAATGCAGAGCCATTACCCCTACCCCTACCTCAAGGGCATGCAGGGCCATTGCAGCTCCCCTCAGGGCATGCAGGGCCATTGCATCTCCCCCCCGGGCATGCAGGGCCATTGCATCTCCCCCCCGGGCATGCAGGGCCATTGCAGCCCCCCTCCGGGCATGCAGGGCCATCGCATCTACTCCCCGGGCATGCAGGGCCATTGAACCCACCCACCAGGCATGCAGGGCCATTGGAGCCAATCCCCGAGCAAGCATGGCCATTGGAGGCAATCCCCGAGCAAGCAGGGTCGTCGCAGCCTCCAGCCCAGGGAACATCATCCTTCCGCCACTACAATTATGGGGAGCTAGTGGCAGCGACGCAAGGATATGCCAACGAGAACATACTCGCAACTGGCGGCGGTCTAATCCCGAACTACATCTACCGGGGCCGCCTTCGTGACGGCCAAAAGGTCGCCATCAAGAGGTTCTCCTCGGAAGCCTGGCCTCTTGTCGATTTGTTCAAG GAGGAGGCGATTAAAGCGGGAAGGTTGAGACACCGGCGGCTTGCGAGCTTGATTGGGTACTGCTGCCAGGGTGATGAGCGGTTTCTTGTGGCGGAGTTCAAGCCCTATGATTCACTCGCCAAGCATCTTTTCAACG CTAATAAGACAATGGAGTGGTCTATGCGCTTGAGAGTCGCATGTTATATAGCAGAAGGCTTGGAATATTGCTGCAATGAAGGACAAGCTCTATATCATGATCTGACTCCATATAAAGTTCTCTTTGATGAG GGCGGCAATGCTTGTCTTTCTTGTTTCGGTCTTGTGAAAAATAGGAGGGATGGTAGATGTTTTGCCACTAACATTTCTTACTATTCTCCAGATATCATAAGAG GAAGAACCACTCGTGAAAGCATGATATTCAACTTTGGTCTTGTGCTACATGATCTACTGAGCGGAGAGCAAATTTCAGTACAACGG AACGTAGAATTGATTATGGGTATAAGAATCCCTATAGTTCTGGATCCACGTTTGAAGGGTAAATGTTCCGCTGAAGAAGCAACAGGTTTGGAGGAACTTGCTCATCAATGTCAGCTATATAAACATACTGACCGACCCACCATAGAAGATGTTATTGCAACCCTTGCTAAAATTCAAAGCAATGCTGCG ACTGGAGCAAGATAA
- the LOC120271666 gene encoding serine/threonine-protein kinase BSK1-like, producing MRFPQYNFAELSAATDEFSLQNVLSQLIGDEFPSFVYRGRLHGGQQIAVKRFCKDAWPDAEEFKEVATAVGRLRHRRLVKLIGYCCHEDERLLVAEFMPNDTLATRLFNLKFKTMEWSRRLRVACYIAEVLEYCNIEGQTLYHGLNSNKVVFDEAGNPCLSCFDLVKNSRDGRSYNINFDYMPAYMPPECLNGMVTPESVIFSFGIVLQDLLSGEQISKDDSLEMIMGKQIPTCMDSRLNGEYSWKDATALKKLASQCLQNNPKGPAHYKGCRASPQQDKTLPIPQQISFPMAEAVTRMDLTAIHQILFLAHYKGDVASREFSFQDWQKMREMLEARNRGDLAFNDKDLKTAIECYSQFLDKGILVSATVHVRRSLCYLMSDQPDKALRDAMQAQRIQANWPLAFYMLAVSLRQLNMNRDSTNMLNKATALEKQRPRNSRLGT from the exons ATGCGCTTCCCCCAGTACAATTTTGCGGAGCTAAGTGCGGCGACGGATGAATTCTCCCTCCAGAACGTACTCTCACAACTGATCGGCGATGAATTCCCGAGCTTCGTCTACAGGGGCCGCCTTCATGGCGGCCAACAGATCGCCGTCAAGAGGTTCTGCAAGGACGCCTGGCCTGATGCCGAGGAGTTTAAG GAGGTGGCTACTGCAGTGGGACGGTTGAGACACCGGCGGCTTGTGAAATTGATTGGGTACTGCTGCCATGAGGATGAGCGGCTTCTTGTGGCGGAGTTCATGCCCAATGATACGCTCGCTACGCGTCTTTTCAACC TTAAATTTAAGACCATGGAGTGGTCTAGACGCTTGAGAGTCGCTTGCTATATAGCAGAAGTTTTGGAATATTGCAACATTGAAGGGCAAACTCTGTATCATGGCCTAAATTCAAATAAAGTTGTCTTTGATGAG GCTGGCAATCCTTGTCTTTCTTGTTTCGATCTTGTGAAAAATAGTAGGGATGGTAGAAGTTACAACATTAACTTTGATTACATGCCTGCTTACATGCCTCCAGAGTGCTTAAATG gaATGGTCACTCCTGAAAGCGTGATATTCAGCTTTGGCATTGTGCTACAAGATCTACTAAGTGGAGAGCAAATTTCAAAAGATGAT TCTCTAGAAATGATAATGGGTAAACAAATCCCTACCTGTATGGATTCTCGTCTGAATGGTGAATATTCCTGGAAAGATGCAACAGCTTTGAAGAAACTTGCTTCTCAGTGTTTGCAAAATAACCCGAAAGGACCGGCCCACTATAAAGGAT GCCGGGCTAGTCCCCAGCAAGATAAAACCCTACCAATTCCTCAACAGATTTCCTTTCCTATGGCTGAAGCTGTTACCAGAATGGACCTCACAGCCATTCATCAGATTCTGTTTTTGGCACACTACAAAGGTGATGTAGCAAGCAGGGAG ttttcttttcaggACTGgcaaaaaatgagagaaatgcTGGAGGCTAGGAACAGAGGAGACTTGGCCTTCAATGATAAAGATCTTAAGACAGCCATTGAGTGCTATTCTCAG TTTCTAGATAAGGGAATATTAGTTTCAGCTACGGTGCATGTGAGAAGAAGCCTATGCTACCTCATGTCTGATCAACCTGACAAAGCCCTTCGTGACGCCATGCAAGCACAGCGCATTCAAGCAAATTGGCCTTTGGCATTCTACATGCTGGCAGTTTCCCTACGCCAGCTGAATATGAACAGGGATTCCACAAACATGTTGAATAAAGCAACTGCACTCGAAAAGCAAAGGCCGAGGAATAGCAGACTAGGCACTTGA